The sequence GCAGGTCCAGCCAGCGGACCAACTCGAGCGGCGGCTGCTTTTTTTTGGTCGGCGCCACCGCTGAAATCACGTTGGTATCGACGAGGTAGCGGGCCGGCTCCATGGCGTGTCAGACGTCCACCGCACGCAGCGGCGACTGGTCTCGCTCCGACAGGTCCTCCGGTCCGATCGGGAGGGAGGCCAGCAAGCGGCCGAAGGATGGCACCTGGGACAGGCGCTCCCATTCCTCCCAGGAGATGATCACCGCCGTCTTGCGGCCGTGGCGGGTAATCACCGACGGCTGGCCGTTGATCGCCTCGTCCACCACGGTTGAGAGCGTGGCCTTGGCG comes from Geminicoccus roseus DSM 18922 and encodes:
- a CDS encoding type II toxin-antitoxin system Phd/YefM family antitoxin gives rise to the protein MHEIQLRDAKATLSTVVDEAINGQPSVITRHGRKTAVIISWEEWERLSQVPSFGRLLASLPIGPEDLSERDQSPLRAVDV